The genomic stretch ATGACTCCAAAGGAGGTTTTAAAAATAGAGGGTGAGGCGATTCTTTCTCTAATAGAAAGGCTTGATCGCTCATTTGATAAAGCAATTAAGCTTATTTTAAATTGCAAGGGAAGGGTTATTGTAAGTGGCATTGGAAAATCTGGAATAATTGCAGGAAAGATTGCCTCAACCCTTTCATCAACAGGAACACCTGCATTCTTTCTCCATCCAACCGAGGGTATGCATGGAGACATTGGAATGATAACAAAGGATGACCTCTTTGTTATTATTTCAAATTCAGGCTCAACGGATGAGATAAACAGGCTTATTCCAAGCATAAAGAGGCTAAAGATAAAGATTATTGCCCTATGTGGAAAAAAGGGCTCTTTTTTGGCAAAGAATGCAGATGTTTTTATAGATGTCTCGGTAAAAAAGGAGGCCTGTCCATTCGGATTTATCCCAACCGCATCAACCACAGCGGCTTTGGCTATGGGAGATGCCCTGGCAATTGCCATTTTAGAAAAAAGGGGCTTAACAGAAGATGAATTTGGCCTCCTTCATCCAGGGGGAAGCCTGGGAAGAAAGCTTTTGCTTAAGGTTTCCCATCTTATGCATAAGGGAGGTGAGATTCCCATTGTAAATAAAGATACCCCCATGAAAGAGGTAATCATCGAAATGACAAAAAAGAGGCTTG from bacterium encodes the following:
- a CDS encoding KpsF/GutQ family sugar-phosphate isomerase, which produces MTPKEVLKIEGEAILSLIERLDRSFDKAIKLILNCKGRVIVSGIGKSGIIAGKIASTLSSTGTPAFFLHPTEGMHGDIGMITKDDLFVIISNSGSTDEINRLIPSIKRLKIKIIALCGKKGSFLAKNADVFIDVSVKKEACPFGFIPTASTTAALAMGDALAIAILEKRGLTEDEFGLLHPGGSLGRKLLLKVSHLMHKGGEIPIVNKDTPMKEVIIEMTKKRLGMTIVVDAFKKICGIITDGDLRRHFKKNIFFLKGGDIMTKNPKTIERDALAIEALKVMEDFSITSLIVKNKKDKAIGVIHIHDIIKAGL